The Corynebacterium renale genome includes a region encoding these proteins:
- a CDS encoding 3-isopropylmalate dehydrogenase: MKLAVIGGDGIGPEVVAEALKVLHAVRDDIETTEYDLGACRYLRNGELLTDDDLASLREHDAILLGAIGAPGEVPPGVLERGLLLKMRFALDHHVNLRPSKLYPTATSPLANPGEIDFVVVREGTEGLYAGNGGLLRENTPHEVACEVSQNTRYGVERVVRDAFDRAMTRRKHVTLVHKTNVLVNAGGLWQRTVDEVAQEYPEVTVDYNHIDAATIYMVTDPGRYDVIVTDNLFGDILTDLAGAVTGGIGLAASGNIDASGVNPSMFEPVHGSAPDIAGKGIADPTATILSAAMLLRHLGDEENAARIEKVVADDVASRTGEVKTSEVGDRIAAALKA; this comes from the coding sequence ATGAAACTTGCTGTCATTGGTGGCGACGGCATCGGCCCAGAGGTCGTTGCCGAAGCCCTCAAGGTATTGCACGCGGTCCGCGACGACATTGAGACCACTGAGTATGACCTCGGTGCCTGCCGTTACCTGCGTAATGGTGAGTTGCTTACCGACGACGACCTCGCCTCCCTACGCGAACACGATGCAATTCTCCTCGGTGCGATCGGTGCCCCAGGGGAGGTTCCCCCGGGTGTCCTCGAACGCGGGCTGCTGCTGAAGATGCGTTTCGCGTTGGATCACCACGTGAATCTGCGGCCGTCGAAGTTGTACCCAACCGCCACGTCTCCGCTGGCGAACCCGGGTGAGATCGACTTCGTTGTGGTTCGCGAAGGCACCGAGGGCTTGTACGCCGGCAACGGTGGTCTGCTGCGTGAGAACACTCCGCACGAAGTGGCGTGTGAGGTTTCGCAGAATACTCGTTACGGCGTGGAGCGCGTTGTGCGCGATGCGTTCGATCGTGCGATGACTCGCCGCAAGCACGTGACCTTGGTCCACAAGACCAATGTGCTGGTGAACGCCGGCGGATTGTGGCAGCGCACCGTAGACGAAGTGGCTCAGGAATACCCAGAGGTCACGGTGGATTACAACCACATCGATGCTGCGACTATCTACATGGTCACCGACCCAGGCCGCTATGACGTGATCGTCACCGATAACCTGTTCGGCGATATTCTCACGGACCTGGCAGGTGCCGTCACTGGTGGTATCGGCCTGGCAGCGTCGGGCAATATTGATGCCTCCGGGGTTAACCCGTCGATGTTCGAACCGGTGCATGGTTCGGCACCAGATATTGCTGGCAAGGGCATCGCTGACCCAACCGCGACCATTCTGTCGGCAGCGATGCTACTGCGTCACCTCGGCGATGAGGAGAATGCGGCACGCATCGAAAAGGTTGTTGCAGACGATGTTGCCAGCCGCACTGGTGAGGTCAAGACCTCCGAAGTTGGCGATCGCATCGCCGCGGCGCTGAAGGCCTAA
- the serA gene encoding phosphoglycerate dehydrogenase: protein MSRPVVLIADKLSQSTVDALGDSVEVRWVDGPNRPELLEAVKDADALLVRSATTVDKEVLEAAPNLKIVGRAGVGLDNVDIETATERGVMVANAPTSNIHSACEHAIALLLSTARQIPSADKTLREGEWKRSSFKGVEIFNKTVGIVGFGHIGQLFAQRLTAFDVAKIVAYDPYANPARAAQLGVELVELEELMAVSDFVTIHLPKTSETAGMFNAELLAKSKKGQIIINAARGGLVDEQALADAIESGHIRGAGFDVYSTEPCTDSPLFGRPETVVTPHLGASTEEAQDRAGTDVAESVLKALAGEFVPDAVNVSGGKVGEEVAAWMDLARKLGLLAGRLLRSGADTVVVEARGELSTENIEGLGLSALRGLFSGVTQVPVTFVNAPRIAQERGVKLETKTRTEAVNHRSALEVRIIGADGQQVSVIGALTGLDRVEKIVRINDRGVDMRAEGRTLFLEYTDVPGALGKVGTQLGNAGINIEAAALTQTTDGEGAVLILRVGQPVEDELVAQIEESLNAKALQLNLD, encoded by the coding sequence GTGAGCCGCCCGGTCGTTCTCATTGCAGACAAGCTTTCCCAATCCACCGTCGATGCGCTCGGCGATTCTGTCGAGGTGCGCTGGGTTGATGGCCCTAACCGCCCTGAACTTCTCGAAGCCGTGAAGGACGCGGACGCACTTCTGGTGCGTTCGGCGACCACGGTGGACAAGGAAGTGCTTGAGGCAGCACCGAATTTGAAGATTGTTGGCCGCGCTGGTGTTGGCTTGGACAACGTTGATATTGAGACCGCTACTGAGCGCGGTGTCATGGTGGCTAACGCACCGACGTCGAACATTCACTCAGCATGTGAGCACGCTATCGCCCTGCTGCTGTCGACTGCTCGCCAGATTCCTTCCGCCGACAAGACCCTTCGTGAGGGGGAGTGGAAGCGTTCCTCGTTCAAGGGCGTTGAAATTTTCAACAAGACCGTCGGTATCGTCGGTTTCGGCCACATTGGTCAGCTGTTCGCGCAGCGTCTGACGGCTTTCGACGTCGCCAAGATCGTTGCATACGATCCTTACGCTAACCCGGCTCGTGCTGCCCAGCTCGGTGTTGAGCTCGTTGAGCTGGAAGAGCTCATGGCTGTGTCGGACTTCGTGACGATTCACCTGCCAAAGACTTCTGAGACTGCAGGCATGTTCAACGCGGAGCTGCTGGCGAAGTCGAAGAAGGGCCAGATTATCATCAACGCCGCTCGCGGTGGGCTTGTCGACGAGCAGGCGCTGGCAGACGCCATCGAATCCGGCCACATCCGTGGCGCTGGTTTCGACGTCTACTCCACCGAGCCGTGCACTGATTCGCCACTGTTCGGCCGCCCAGAGACTGTTGTAACCCCACACTTGGGTGCTTCTACCGAGGAAGCTCAGGACCGTGCTGGTACCGACGTCGCCGAGTCTGTGCTCAAGGCGCTTGCTGGCGAGTTCGTCCCAGACGCTGTAAACGTGTCTGGCGGCAAGGTTGGCGAAGAGGTTGCTGCATGGATGGATCTGGCACGCAAGCTAGGTCTGCTCGCTGGCCGTCTGCTGCGCTCCGGTGCAGATACCGTCGTGGTGGAGGCTCGCGGTGAGCTCTCCACGGAGAACATTGAGGGCCTTGGCTTGTCCGCTCTGCGCGGCCTGTTCTCCGGTGTGACCCAGGTTCCAGTGACCTTCGTGAACGCGCCTCGTATCGCGCAGGAGCGTGGCGTCAAGCTGGAGACCAAGACCCGCACCGAGGCTGTGAACCACCGCTCCGCGCTTGAGGTTCGTATCATCGGCGCTGATGGCCAGCAGGTTTCCGTCATTGGTGCGCTGACCGGCCTGGATCGCGTGGAGAAGATTGTTCGTATCAACGACCGCGGTGTGGATATGCGTGCTGAGGGCCGTACCCTCTTCCTCGAGTACACCGACGTCCCAGGTGCTCTGGGCAAGGTTGGCACCCAGCTGGGTAACGCGGGCATCAACATTGAGGCTGCTGCTTTGACCCAGACCACTGATGGTGAGGGTGCTGTCCTGATCCTGCGCGTTGGCCAGCCTGTTGAGGATGAGCTTGTGGCTCAGATTGAGGAGTCCTTGAACGCCAAGGCCCTGCAGCTGAACCTGGATTAA